In Trichocoleus desertorum NBK24, the following are encoded in one genomic region:
- a CDS encoding serine/threonine-protein kinase has product MSYCLNPDCQRPNNPTVAQFCQHCGGRLLLRERYRPLQPLGRGGFGRTFLAVDEDLPFKPFCVVKQLHVPKHTGSHFTKAVELFHQEAVRLQELGTYPQIPRLLAHFEQEQRLYLVQAWIKGQTLAQELQEQGRFSESKIWELLQDLLPVLKFIHQHQVIHRDIKPANIMRYRPNLPMTVGLQPPEAETEAGARSLVESLSDRKLVLIDFGVAKSLAGNNLTCTGTIIGSPEYMPPEQTKGKVMPASDLYSLGVTCIHLLTQVPALNMFDIAENSWAWRDFLPKGKRVSDRLGQVLDKLLQEAINQRYQSADEVLQAINTNQLIATSARSPIQQARLISSQVRSPAVAPVQLLRQGLFTAGVDYTKLRDLLAAAHWQAADQETWAVLCQALGKPLGRYLLPGDISKLPCEDIQIIDGLWTKHSQKRFGWTVQTQIYQSVESDYGSFCQRIGWPLHNSAPIHSNLKFNRSAPVGHLPSRVWVGGSYWWRHAEAIATKIAECSIHPVKKSGINRF; this is encoded by the coding sequence CCTGCAACCACTTGGACGTGGCGGGTTCGGCAGAACTTTCTTGGCAGTAGACGAAGATTTACCTTTCAAGCCTTTTTGTGTGGTTAAGCAACTGCATGTGCCCAAACACACGGGTAGCCATTTCACCAAAGCTGTCGAGCTGTTTCATCAGGAAGCTGTCCGCCTGCAAGAGTTAGGAACCTATCCACAAATTCCTAGGCTCCTAGCTCACTTCGAGCAAGAGCAGCGGCTGTACTTGGTTCAAGCTTGGATTAAAGGCCAAACCCTAGCTCAAGAGTTGCAAGAACAGGGTAGGTTTAGCGAGAGCAAGATTTGGGAATTGCTGCAAGATTTGCTGCCTGTGTTGAAGTTTATTCACCAGCACCAAGTCATTCATCGCGACATTAAACCCGCTAATATCATGCGCTACCGCCCTAACCTGCCGATGACGGTAGGATTGCAGCCACCAGAGGCGGAAACAGAGGCAGGAGCGCGATCGCTAGTGGAGTCCTTGAGCGATCGCAAGTTAGTGTTGATTGACTTCGGCGTGGCGAAATCTTTAGCTGGGAACAACCTCACCTGTACTGGCACCATCATTGGCAGTCCAGAGTATATGCCCCCAGAGCAGACCAAAGGCAAGGTTATGCCTGCCAGCGATCTCTACAGCTTAGGTGTCACCTGCATTCATCTGCTGACCCAAGTGCCTGCCTTAAACATGTTTGACATTGCAGAAAACAGTTGGGCTTGGCGGGATTTTTTGCCCAAAGGAAAAAGAGTCAGCGATCGCTTGGGGCAAGTTCTCGACAAACTGCTCCAAGAAGCGATCAACCAGCGGTATCAGTCGGCTGATGAAGTCTTACAAGCGATCAATACCAATCAACTCATTGCCACTTCTGCTCGCTCTCCAATCCAACAGGCTCGACTGATTTCCTCTCAAGTGCGATCGCCCGCTGTGGCTCCTGTTCAGTTACTTCGTCAAGGTTTGTTTACGGCTGGGGTGGACTACACCAAATTGCGAGATTTGCTAGCAGCGGCTCACTGGCAGGCAGCCGATCAAGAAACTTGGGCCGTACTCTGCCAAGCGCTGGGTAAACCACTGGGGCGGTATTTGCTACCGGGTGACATCAGCAAGTTACCCTGCGAAGATATCCAAATTATTGATGGTCTGTGGACAAAACACAGCCAAAAGCGCTTTGGTTGGACGGTGCAAACCCAAATTTATCAGAGCGTTGAATCAGATTATGGCAGCTTCTGCCAACGCATCGGTTGGCCTCTACACAACTCTGCTCCTATCCATAGCAACCTGAAATTTAATCGTTCTGCGCCAGTGGGCCATTTACCATCGCGGGTTTGGGTAGGAGGCTCTTATTGGTGGCGTCATGCCGAAGCGATCGCGACCAAAATAGCTGAATGCAGCATCCACCCTGTTAAGAAAAGTGGAATAAATCGATTCTAA